Below is a genomic region from Flammeovirgaceae bacterium SG7u.111.
CCATGTTATAAAAGGTCTTCTTTGGTATATTTTTGTTTGATTAGTTTCTTTAGTTCATTCACACAACGTAGCTTTTGAGACTTCACTACATTTTCATTTTTATAATTCAATTCCCTTGCAATTACTTCCATGGGATATTTTTTGTAATAAAACATTTTCAAAATAGAGTGACAAGGGTCTTTGATTTGTTGTAAAATTCCTCTTATCATTTCTACTTTTTCCGAAGAGACTATTTCTTTCTCAATACTATCTGAAGTATCAAATGCATAGGTAGTCCCATCTTCATGCAGGTCAATCCGTTTGCTTTTGTGCAGATGTTTGAGAACAAGATTTTTAGCTATGGCAAAAATGTAGGTTTTTAGAGAGCTGCTTAATTCTGTGAGCTTTCCTAGTCTTACATTGTCATTAAAACTGATAATAGCATCTTGGAATACATCTTCCGCCTCATCTTCTCTCAGTTGGTAGTACTTATAAGCCCAACCCAAGAAATCTTTTTTGTTTTTGGTATAGAGCCATACTAACACACTTTCATCTCCTCCTTGAAGCTTCAAAAGCAACTCCTGATCCTTACTACTTGCTGAATTCATACTTTTATTATCTGAAGATTTAAATCGTAAACTTGTTGTTTGTATTTATTTACAGACAATCAGCCCTTTACGAGAAATTGTCTGTTTAATTTAGTTTTTATCTTATACATCTCCTATTCAAAAAAGCAAATAGGAATTATGGATGCCAGTTTTTGTAAGCTTCCAAATGTTTCAAGTGGTATTATGAAAATGTTGGTTTTTACAGGACTAAATTATTGGCTAGCCGCTTGTATGGTATTATAACCAAATATCTATAATACAATCCTTTGTTCACAATAACGGTATTCTCGAGTTCTTCGCTATGTCATTAGGATGGCAAGCAAAAATCAATAAAGATTCAAGTTATGAAGAAACGAGTATTTATCATATCGCTCATTGTCCTGCAATTTAGTCACCTATTAAGCTTTTCCCAAAGTTTTGACATACCAACCAAGGGGGCAGGGATAAGTTTTGGTAATTCTGCTAAGTTCACCGGATTGAGATTTAACTTCTCAGATCATAATATAGAAAAGATAAACGGGGTAAATGTAACTATTTGGGCACCTAAAGAAGAGACTTTTTTGGGGAAAACAAGTGGGATTTTGGTGGGGCTTCCACTTACAGGTGGTGGGGAAGTCAGGGGTATTTCCATTGGTGGTGGAGTAATGGCATCTCAGAGTATGCACGGTATCAGTATAGGGATAGTAGGTGCAGGAGCTGGTGGGAATATGGCTGGTATCAATGTAGGAGGAATTGGGCTTGGTACAGGAGGAAGTCTTTCAGGTATTAATATAGGTGGAGTAGGTCTGGGTTCGGGAGGGAATATGAGCGGAATTAATATTGGAGGTATAGGAACTGGCTCTGGAGGAAATCTTTCAGGTTTTAATGTTGGAGGTATAGGGCTTGGGAGTGGGGGTGACATGGTAGGAATCAACCTTGCTGGTCTGGGAATGGGTGCAGGAGGTAGCCTGAAAGGAATTAGTTTTGCTGGAATTGGTTTGGGTTCAAGTAGCGATATTGTTGGAATTCAAGCTGCTTTGGTGGGTTTAGGTGCCGGGGAAAATCTAAAGGGGCTTAGTGTAGCGGGTATTGGGCTTGGTTCGGGTAATACCTTAGCAGGTATTCAAGTAGCAGGTGTAGGGTTAGGAGCGGGCAATACGGTGTCGGGAATTCAAATAGCAGGGGTTGGTATTGGTGCTCCTGAGATAAAAGGTTTGAGTGTGGCTCTTGTGGTAGGAGGTGGTGAAATAACTGGAATAACTGTCGCGCCAGCATATTTACAGATAGAGGAAGATGGGCATTATACTGGACTTGCTGTTAGTTCTTGTACTATTTCAAAAGGAACTTTTACAGGTGTTGGTATCGGTATTTTCAATTATACCCGCTCACTTAAGGGTATCCAGTTTGGCTTACTTAATTATGTAAAAGATAATCCCAAAAGCTTGAGGCTTCTGCCAATTTTTAATGCGTCTTTTTAGGTAAGTTGGTTTTTCATATTTGTATGTAAGCGAAAAGAATCTTTCTTTTGGGTAAAAGAATTGATACCTAAACTGAAGATGAAAAAAGAATATATTATTGGCCTGGACTTAGGGACTACAAGTGTAAAATCATTAGCCTATAGCCTCGATGGAAAAGTATTAAAAGTGGCTAATGTGCCCATTAGTACGCATAGACCTAGCCAGCAAATTAGCGAGCAGGTTCCTGATGAAGTACTTTCAGCTGTGATAAAGAGCTTGTGTGAGGTAGCTGAAGGACGACAGCCCATGGCTATATCAGTAAGCAGTGCTATGCATAGCATAATTGCAGTAGATAAAGATGGAAAACTGCTGACCAATGCAATTATTTGGTCCGATACCAGAAGTATTCAAGAAGCCGAAGAAATTAAAAAAAGTGCGAATGGGCATGTGATTTATAAAAATACAGGTACACCCATTCACCCAATGTCACCATTAGCCAAGTTGGTTTGGTTGAAGAAAAACGAACCAGAGATCCATCAAAATGCCTTTCGTTTTCTTTCACTCAAAGAATATATCTTATTCAAGTTTTTTGGAGAATATGTGGTAGATCATTCTATTGCTTCCGCTAGTGGGTTATTTAATAACTCAACTTTACAATGGGACGAAATAGCATTGGAGATAGCAGGCATTACTTCTGAAAGGCTTTCTCGTCCAGTCCCCAGTACTTTTCAGTTAAAAGGGTTGAGACAAGAGTATGCTGATGCCATAGGCATTGGGAAAACAACTCCATTTGTGGTTGGGGCGAGCGATGGCTGCTTGGCAAACCTAGGTGCCAATGCAATGAAAAAAGGCGAAGCTTCGGTGACTATTGGTACAAGTGGGGCTATAAGGGTAGCTAGCTCAGCGCCAATTGCCGATGATCAAGAAAGGCTATTCAGTTATGTGCTCAATGAGCATCATTTTATTTCGGGAGGGCCTATCAACAATGGAGGGATTGCCTTGCAATGGTTTTGCCAATCTGTTTTACAGTTTGTAGAAAAACCTATGGATAAAGCAATGGAACTGGCAGCTAGTGTTGAGCCAGGAGCAAATGGATTGGTTTTTTTGCCCTACTTGCTAGGCGAAAGAGCTCCTATATGGGATGGGGCAGCGAAAAGTGCTTTTGTTGGACTCACCTTTAATCATACTATTGCCCATATGGCTAGGGCGGTGCTAGAAGGAGTTGCATTTTCTATCAAGCATGTAGCCGAAGCCTTGGAAGAAAATGTAGGGAAACTTGATGTAGTTTACGCAAGCGGTGGTTTTGCCAATTCGGACTTGTGGGTGCAGATACTTGCCGATGTTTTGGGGGCAAAAATTAACATTACTGAAAGCCATGAAAATTCTGCTATCGGCGCTGCTATCCTTGGTTTATATGCACTAGGGAATATTTCGGACCTGAGTAATTTGAGTGACTTGGTTAAAGTATCACGAGAGTTTAACCCTAACCCAACCTTCAGAGAAAAGTATTCTAAAAACTTCGAGGTGTATAGAGGTCTGTATGGAAAGCTCAAAGATGATTTCCATTCTATTTAAACCTACTTTACATTGAGTTAAGGTTGTAAAATGACCGCTATTCTCCTTTCAGTCATTCATGAGCTTCAGTTTCACTAGGAAAATTACCAACAGTGAAAGCTCCAGAGCTAACTTTTTAGAAACCTTGTAAAGAAAGTTGAGTAAAGAAGTCTGCAGATAAAATAACTCCCATAGTTTTTAACCCTGCTGCTACAGCTCTTGGATTCCAATCGTTGGCCTTGTGCCATGAATCAGTGGTTTTAGAGTTTTCCACCAATATTTTAGAACAGCCGCCAATTTGTTTGAAGCTTTTTAAAAGCTCTTCAGATCCAGCTTTTACCAAGTCAACGGTAATAAAACCTTCCAATCGATAAAGCACCAATTGTTTCTGAGTTATAAGTGATCAGCATAAGGTTTCCCTGTTAAGGGCTACTGGAGCAAGTGTTTTTACTGACATTGTATTTTTTTTAAGATTAAAATTTGTTCCCCTATTGCCAGCAATAGGGGCTATATGGAGTATAGCACTGTCAATATTTTATGAAATTCCCCATTAAAGCACATTCAAGATGCAATATTTTGAAAAACAATGAAAAAGTGTTTACCTATTGGTAGGAGGCTGTATTAATCAGGTATTTTGTTGTTTATCTTGCTGTTTAGATGCAGTGTACAATGCATTTCCCCCAGCATAGCGCTATGAGTAACAAATCATTGTGCTATACTG
It encodes:
- a CDS encoding sigma-70 family RNA polymerase sigma factor — its product is MNSASSKDQELLLKLQGGDESVLVWLYTKNKKDFLGWAYKYYQLREDEAEDVFQDAIISFNDNVRLGKLTELSSSLKTYIFAIAKNLVLKHLHKSKRIDLHEDGTTYAFDTSDSIEKEIVSSEKVEMIRGILQQIKDPCHSILKMFYYKKYPMEVIARELNYKNENVVKSQKLRCVNELKKLIKQKYTKEDLL
- a CDS encoding gluconokinase; translated protein: MKKEYIIGLDLGTTSVKSLAYSLDGKVLKVANVPISTHRPSQQISEQVPDEVLSAVIKSLCEVAEGRQPMAISVSSAMHSIIAVDKDGKLLTNAIIWSDTRSIQEAEEIKKSANGHVIYKNTGTPIHPMSPLAKLVWLKKNEPEIHQNAFRFLSLKEYILFKFFGEYVVDHSIASASGLFNNSTLQWDEIALEIAGITSERLSRPVPSTFQLKGLRQEYADAIGIGKTTPFVVGASDGCLANLGANAMKKGEASVTIGTSGAIRVASSAPIADDQERLFSYVLNEHHFISGGPINNGGIALQWFCQSVLQFVEKPMDKAMELAASVEPGANGLVFLPYLLGERAPIWDGAAKSAFVGLTFNHTIAHMARAVLEGVAFSIKHVAEALEENVGKLDVVYASGGFANSDLWVQILADVLGAKINITESHENSAIGAAILGLYALGNISDLSNLSDLVKVSREFNPNPTFREKYSKNFEVYRGLYGKLKDDFHSI